The proteins below come from a single Salinilacihabitans rarus genomic window:
- a CDS encoding APC family permease, with product MGEPPPSATGTNVEGEAPLIEPTIETEEATITDDAELERTLGLPGGLSIGIGTMIGAGIFVFPGIAAGQAGPAASASFAIGAVVALLVALPTSELATAMPKSGGGYYFISRALGSLAGAVVGLSLWFGLVFATAFYLVGFGYYAVDTLAEVGVAVGEGPVIPIAVLAGAAFVVLNVTGTENAAKLQNGVVALLLSILVVFLTVGGLDAVGLIGEPATPERFAPFGPMRVFTTAALVFTSYLGFAQVATVAGEMKDPGRNLPLAMVGSVLVVGVLYVATIFVATSGLGSDTLGDLGETAMVEVGRHYLGPVGAFAIVFGGLLATMSSANASVLSTSRAIYAVSKDALLPRGATRINLRYGTPHVALGMAGGPILVLTATGRVELLAEVASFLHLLMYGLMCVALIVLRRDEPEWYDPDFRAPGYPVVPALGAIASFALIAFMQPGSRYVGAGIVVATAAWYVYYARDVDLKGAL from the coding sequence ATGGGCGAGCCGCCACCGTCGGCGACGGGGACCAACGTCGAGGGCGAGGCACCCCTGATCGAGCCGACGATCGAGACCGAAGAAGCGACGATCACCGACGACGCCGAACTCGAGCGGACGCTCGGCCTCCCGGGCGGGCTGTCGATCGGGATCGGGACGATGATCGGCGCCGGCATCTTCGTCTTCCCCGGGATAGCGGCCGGGCAGGCCGGGCCGGCCGCGTCCGCGTCGTTCGCGATCGGTGCCGTCGTCGCCCTGCTGGTCGCGCTGCCGACGTCGGAACTCGCGACGGCGATGCCGAAAAGCGGCGGCGGCTACTACTTCATCTCCCGGGCGCTGGGGAGCCTCGCGGGGGCGGTCGTCGGGCTCTCGCTGTGGTTCGGCCTGGTGTTCGCGACCGCCTTCTACCTCGTCGGCTTCGGCTACTACGCCGTGGACACGCTGGCCGAGGTCGGCGTCGCGGTCGGCGAGGGCCCCGTCATCCCGATCGCGGTCCTCGCGGGCGCCGCCTTCGTCGTCCTGAACGTCACGGGGACGGAAAACGCCGCGAAGCTCCAGAACGGGGTCGTCGCGCTGTTGCTCTCGATCCTGGTCGTCTTCCTCACGGTCGGCGGCCTCGACGCGGTCGGCCTGATCGGCGAGCCGGCGACGCCCGAGCGGTTCGCGCCCTTCGGGCCGATGCGCGTGTTCACGACGGCGGCGCTCGTGTTCACCTCCTACCTCGGCTTCGCGCAGGTGGCGACCGTCGCGGGGGAGATGAAAGATCCCGGCCGGAACCTGCCGCTGGCGATGGTCGGCTCCGTACTCGTGGTCGGGGTCCTCTACGTGGCGACGATCTTCGTCGCGACGAGCGGGCTCGGGAGCGACACGCTCGGCGATCTCGGCGAGACGGCGATGGTCGAGGTCGGTCGCCACTACCTCGGCCCGGTCGGCGCGTTCGCCATCGTCTTCGGCGGCCTGCTCGCGACGATGTCGAGCGCCAACGCCTCCGTCCTGAGTACCTCGCGGGCCATCTACGCCGTCTCGAAGGACGCCCTGTTGCCGCGGGGCGCGACCCGGATCAACCTCCGGTACGGGACGCCACACGTCGCGCTGGGGATGGCCGGCGGCCCGATCCTCGTGTTGACCGCGACCGGGCGCGTCGAGTTGCTCGCGGAGGTCGCCTCGTTCCTGCACCTGCTCATGTACGGGCTGATGTGCGTCGCGTTGATCGTGTTGCGCCGGGACGAGCCGGAGTGGTACGACCCCGACTTCCGGGCGCCCGGCTACCCCGTCGTGCCGGCGCTCGGCGCGATCGCCAGCTTCGCGCTGATCGCGTTCATGCAACCGGGGTCGCGGTACGTCGGCGCCGGAATCGTCGTCGCGACCGCCGCCTGGTACGTCTACTACGCCCGGGACGTCGACCTGAAAGGGGCCCTCTGA
- the thiD gene encoding bifunctional hydroxymethylpyrimidine kinase/phosphomethylpyrimidine kinase has protein sequence MRRPAPDARPVALTVAGSDSGGGAGIQADLQSMAAHGVFGTSAVTAVTAQNTRGVDSAHVLPLEEIEAQIEAVLGDFDVAAAKTGMLATAPVVDLVAERVADADVPVVVDPVMVAASGDRLLDADAERAYEGLIADATLVTPNADEAEVLTGVAVEDDASAREAGEAIRELGADAALVKGGHVPGDAVRDVLVAADGVEIFEHPRVETDATHGSGCTLSASIAARLARGEALADAVEAATAYMERAVRYHYDVGEGPGAVNHLVGLRNDAAREPTAEAVREAVDRLADVDVAAVIREGGTTVVGATPWAETVEEVAAVEGGLARTPSGVRPNGDVRFGASDDVARTLLAAREAFPDRRFAADLRAGGDVRRAVDALGWDVAAADEALSDRAAPPVAVFDRDGDGDAGTATLLAREAGTLVERTLALSDRVR, from the coding sequence ATGAGGCGGCCCGCGCCCGACGCGCGGCCGGTCGCGCTCACGGTCGCCGGCAGCGACTCCGGCGGCGGCGCCGGGATACAGGCCGACCTCCAGTCGATGGCCGCCCACGGCGTCTTCGGGACGAGCGCGGTCACGGCCGTCACGGCCCAGAACACCCGCGGCGTCGACTCCGCGCACGTCCTGCCGCTCGAAGAGATCGAGGCCCAGATCGAGGCGGTACTCGGGGACTTCGACGTCGCGGCGGCCAAGACCGGCATGCTCGCGACCGCGCCGGTCGTCGACCTCGTCGCCGAGCGGGTCGCCGACGCCGACGTCCCGGTCGTCGTCGACCCCGTGATGGTCGCCGCCTCCGGCGACCGCCTGCTCGACGCGGACGCCGAGCGCGCCTACGAGGGGCTGATCGCGGACGCGACGCTGGTCACGCCGAACGCCGACGAGGCCGAGGTGCTGACCGGGGTCGCCGTCGAGGACGACGCGAGCGCCCGCGAGGCCGGCGAAGCGATCCGCGAACTTGGCGCCGACGCCGCGCTCGTCAAGGGCGGGCACGTCCCCGGCGACGCCGTCAGGGACGTGCTGGTCGCGGCCGACGGCGTCGAGATATTCGAGCACCCCCGCGTCGAGACCGACGCCACCCACGGCTCCGGCTGTACCCTCTCGGCGTCGATCGCCGCCCGCCTCGCCCGCGGGGAGGCCCTCGCGGACGCCGTCGAGGCCGCGACCGCCTACATGGAGCGGGCCGTACGCTACCACTACGACGTCGGCGAGGGGCCGGGCGCGGTCAACCACCTCGTCGGCCTCCGGAACGACGCGGCCCGCGAGCCGACGGCCGAGGCCGTCCGTGAGGCCGTCGACCGCCTCGCCGACGTCGACGTCGCGGCGGTGATCCGCGAGGGCGGCACGACCGTCGTCGGCGCCACCCCGTGGGCGGAGACCGTCGAGGAGGTCGCGGCCGTCGAGGGCGGCCTCGCGCGCACTCCCTCGGGCGTCCGTCCGAACGGGGACGTCCGCTTCGGCGCCTCGGACGACGTCGCCCGGACCCTGCTCGCGGCGCGCGAGGCGTTCCCCGACCGCCGGTTCGCCGCCGACCTCCGGGCCGGCGGGGACGTCCGGCGGGCGGTCGACGCCCTCGGCTGGGACGTCGCGGCGGCCGACGAGGCGCTCTCCGACCGGGCGGCGCCGCCCGTCGCCGTGTTCGACCGCGACGGCGACGGCGACGCGGGGACCGCGACGCTGCTCGCACGCGAGGCGGGGACGCTCGTCGAGCGGACGCTGGCGCTCTCCGACCGGGTTCGCTGA
- a CDS encoding AIR synthase family protein, with translation MDELGKADREFFDEHIYPNLGADRADVALGPRHGVDFGVLDVGGEAVVAATDPVFVMPSLGFERAAWFAFHILVSDVAVSGLAPSHLSVDFNLPPEITDAEFATVWETFDREARDLGVAIVTGHTARYAGCNYPMVGGATAIAVGDHDDLIRPDGARPGDRVVVTKGPAIEATGLMAIQFADLLADDLGGATLEAAQDRFYDMSPVRDALVAAEAGDGAVTAMHDATEGGVHGGLVEMARAAGVGMTVERDRIPVRDGVREVCDAVGIDPWISISEGTLLATVAPDGVDAVLAALEAEGVPAAEVGEVTEGGGAVVDGDPIDHPDTDPFWGAFEEQMARLREVSEE, from the coding sequence ATGGACGAGTTGGGAAAGGCCGACCGCGAGTTCTTCGACGAGCACATCTACCCGAACCTCGGGGCCGACCGGGCGGACGTCGCCCTCGGGCCGCGCCACGGCGTCGACTTCGGCGTGCTCGACGTCGGCGGCGAGGCCGTCGTCGCCGCGACCGATCCCGTCTTCGTCATGCCGTCGCTGGGCTTCGAGCGGGCGGCGTGGTTCGCCTTCCACATCCTCGTCAGCGACGTCGCGGTCTCGGGGCTGGCGCCCTCGCACCTCAGCGTCGACTTCAACCTCCCGCCGGAGATCACCGACGCGGAGTTTGCGACCGTCTGGGAGACGTTCGACCGCGAGGCCCGCGACCTCGGCGTCGCGATCGTCACGGGACACACCGCCCGCTACGCCGGCTGTAACTACCCGATGGTCGGCGGCGCGACCGCGATCGCCGTCGGCGACCACGACGACCTGATCCGCCCCGACGGCGCCCGGCCGGGCGACCGCGTCGTCGTCACCAAAGGCCCCGCGATCGAGGCGACCGGCCTCATGGCCATCCAGTTCGCGGACCTGCTGGCCGACGACCTCGGGGGAGCGACGCTCGAAGCGGCGCAAGACCGCTTCTACGACATGAGCCCGGTACGGGACGCGCTGGTCGCCGCTGAGGCCGGCGACGGCGCCGTCACCGCGATGCACGACGCGACCGAGGGCGGCGTCCACGGCGGCCTCGTGGAGATGGCCCGCGCCGCGGGCGTCGGGATGACGGTCGAGCGCGACCGGATCCCCGTCCGCGACGGGGTTCGGGAGGTCTGTGACGCGGTCGGCATCGACCCGTGGATCTCCATCAGCGAGGGGACGCTGCTGGCGACGGTGGCCCCCGACGGCGTCGACGCCGTCCTCGCCGCGCTGGAGGCCGAGGGGGTCCCGGCGGCCGAGGTTGGCGAGGTGACCGAGGGCGGGGGCGCGGTCGTCGACGGCGACCCGATCGACCACCCCGACACCGACCCCTTCTGGGGCGCCTTCGAGGAGCAGATGGCGCGGCTCCGGGAGGTGAGCGAGGAATGA
- a CDS encoding universal stress protein: MTAPRDHRVLVPVDVLGGEAVPTTIVEAFASVPVALLAYREIPDQIGTDQARDQFGASARAELEELEDVFADAGCLDVSSRLVFTHDRLQTFERVALDAACDALLLLNPAPVLESVLVAVRGDVNLEYIADLLGVLLTGTDLEVTFFHVVDDEGDRERGADLLADAADALAAEGVDRDRIDTDLAVDGSPTREIIAAATEHDMLVVGESRPSVRRLVLRDRAKTLAGGTVDPVLVIRGEYLEGDANAEGADDH, encoded by the coding sequence ATGACGGCGCCTCGCGACCACCGCGTTCTCGTCCCGGTCGACGTCCTCGGCGGCGAAGCCGTTCCGACGACGATCGTGGAGGCGTTCGCGTCCGTCCCCGTCGCCCTTCTTGCCTACCGTGAGATCCCCGACCAGATCGGGACCGATCAGGCCCGCGACCAGTTCGGCGCGAGCGCACGCGCCGAACTCGAGGAACTCGAAGACGTGTTCGCGGACGCCGGCTGCCTCGACGTCTCCTCGCGGCTCGTGTTCACGCACGATCGGCTGCAGACGTTCGAGCGCGTCGCCCTCGACGCCGCCTGCGACGCGCTCTTGCTGCTCAACCCCGCGCCCGTCCTCGAGTCGGTGCTCGTCGCCGTCCGCGGGGACGTCAACCTCGAGTACATCGCCGACCTCCTCGGGGTGTTGCTGACCGGCACCGACCTCGAAGTGACGTTCTTCCACGTCGTCGACGACGAGGGCGACCGCGAGCGCGGCGCGGACCTCCTCGCGGACGCGGCCGACGCGCTGGCCGCCGAGGGAGTCGACCGCGACCGGATCGACACCGACCTCGCCGTCGACGGCTCGCCGACCCGGGAGATCATCGCGGCCGCGACCGAACACGACATGCTCGTCGTCGGGGAGAGCCGCCCGTCCGTGCGTCGGCTCGTGCTCCGGGACCGGGCGAAGACGTTAGCCGGCGGAACGGTCGATCCGGTGCTCGTGATCCGCGGGGAGTACCTCGAAGGGGACGCGAACGCGGAGGGGGCCGACGATCACTGA
- a CDS encoding tRNA-binding protein: MVESPFDVEIRVGEVRDAEAFPETNKPEMVKLRVDLGGEAVQSAAQLGYHHDPDELVGEQVLCATNLGSVRIAGFESEALTVGVPGDDGNPVLVTPEEGVPLGGALY; encoded by the coding sequence ATGGTCGAGAGTCCGTTCGACGTCGAGATTCGCGTCGGCGAGGTGCGAGACGCCGAGGCGTTCCCGGAGACGAACAAGCCGGAGATGGTCAAACTGCGGGTCGACCTCGGCGGCGAGGCGGTGCAGTCGGCGGCGCAGTTGGGCTACCACCACGACCCCGACGAACTGGTCGGCGAGCAGGTGCTGTGCGCGACGAACCTCGGGAGCGTCCGGATCGCGGGCTTCGAGTCCGAGGCCCTGACCGTCGGCGTCCCCGGCGACGACGGCAACCCGGTGCTGGTGACCCCCGAGGAGGGGGTGCCGCTGGGGGGCGCGCTGTACTGA
- a CDS encoding universal stress protein, which yields MTRILVPLAILEGESVSAGLVDLLAPLDVVVLGYHEVPEQTPPDQARLQYEERATDALADVAAEFDGGGTAEYRLVFTHDREQTFERVAAEVGADAYAVPGATGPVDRLLVTLTGDVAVSRIVSFVATLVGDRDIGVTLFLATDDEPGGRELLERTAAPLADRGVDVGTELAVDEPPLEALLDAAVGHDAIVMGERAPSLLSLVFGETAERVAAESVGPVLVVRRVEDEEDEEGEEAEEDGEAEESEERGRDEDGNGPRGSDRPSPDQ from the coding sequence ATGACACGCATACTCGTTCCACTGGCGATCCTCGAAGGTGAGTCGGTGTCGGCCGGTCTCGTCGACCTGCTCGCGCCGCTGGACGTCGTCGTCCTCGGCTACCACGAAGTGCCCGAGCAGACGCCGCCCGACCAGGCGCGACTGCAGTACGAAGAGCGGGCGACCGACGCCCTCGCGGACGTCGCCGCGGAGTTCGACGGCGGGGGGACCGCGGAGTACCGGCTCGTGTTCACGCACGACCGCGAGCAGACGTTCGAGCGCGTCGCCGCGGAAGTCGGCGCCGACGCCTACGCCGTCCCGGGGGCGACCGGCCCGGTCGACCGGCTCCTCGTGACGCTGACCGGCGACGTCGCCGTCAGCCGGATCGTCTCGTTCGTCGCCACGCTGGTCGGCGACCGCGATATCGGCGTCACGCTCTTTCTGGCGACCGACGACGAACCCGGCGGCCGCGAGTTACTCGAACGGACCGCGGCACCGCTCGCCGACCGCGGCGTCGACGTCGGGACCGAACTGGCCGTCGACGAGCCGCCGCTGGAGGCGCTGCTCGACGCCGCGGTCGGTCACGACGCCATCGTCATGGGCGAGCGGGCGCCGTCGCTGCTCTCGCTCGTCTTCGGCGAGACGGCCGAGCGCGTCGCCGCCGAGTCCGTCGGCCCGGTGCTCGTCGTCCGGCGAGTCGAAGACGAGGAGGACGAGGAGGGCGAGGAGGCCGAGGAGGACGGAGAGGCCGAGGAGAGCGAGGAGCGCGGGCGGGACGAAGACGGGAACGGACCCCGCGGTTCGGACCGGCCGTCGCCGGATCAGTGA
- a CDS encoding AIR synthase family protein, whose protein sequence is MSDLGKIDRQFFDRHVAPRLGADRADVALGPRHGVDFGVLDVGGEAVVAATDPLSILPALGFERAARFALDLILADVAVSGIPPSHLSICFTLPPEMTDAEFATVWETIHEECADLGVAVVTGHTARYAGCSYSWIGGATVLGVGDHDAIVRPDGAREGDRLVLTTGPAAEAVGLLTTLFGDEMALPESTLDDARERLDDVYAVRDALTAAAAGPVTAMHDVTEGGLAGALNEMADGAGARFVVDRGAVPERPGVREVCEYLDIDPWRATSCGSLLVAVDPAGVDDVLAALADRGTVAAEIGRVEAGSGVYADGERVERPDVDPSWEAYAELAGEASESGE, encoded by the coding sequence GTGAGCGACCTCGGAAAGATCGACCGGCAGTTCTTCGACCGCCACGTCGCCCCGCGGCTGGGAGCCGACCGGGCGGACGTCGCCCTCGGGCCGCGCCACGGCGTCGACTTCGGCGTGCTCGACGTCGGCGGCGAGGCCGTCGTCGCCGCGACCGACCCGCTGTCGATCCTCCCCGCCCTCGGCTTCGAGCGCGCCGCCCGGTTCGCGCTCGACCTGATCCTCGCCGACGTGGCCGTCAGCGGGATTCCGCCCTCGCACCTCTCGATCTGTTTCACCCTGCCGCCGGAGATGACCGACGCGGAGTTCGCGACCGTCTGGGAGACGATCCACGAGGAGTGTGCCGACCTCGGCGTCGCGGTCGTCACGGGCCACACCGCCCGCTACGCCGGCTGTTCGTACTCGTGGATCGGCGGCGCGACGGTCCTCGGCGTCGGCGACCACGACGCGATCGTCCGGCCCGACGGCGCCCGCGAGGGGGATCGGCTGGTGTTGACGACCGGCCCCGCCGCCGAGGCGGTCGGCCTCCTGACGACGCTGTTCGGCGACGAGATGGCCCTCCCCGAGTCGACGCTCGACGACGCCCGCGAGCGCCTCGACGACGTCTACGCCGTCCGTGACGCCCTGACGGCGGCCGCCGCGGGGCCGGTGACCGCGATGCACGACGTCACCGAGGGCGGCCTCGCGGGCGCGCTGAACGAGATGGCCGACGGCGCCGGCGCGCGGTTCGTCGTCGACCGCGGGGCCGTCCCGGAGCGACCGGGCGTCCGCGAGGTCTGCGAGTACCTCGACATCGACCCGTGGCGGGCGACGAGTTGCGGTTCGCTGCTCGTGGCCGTCGACCCGGCGGGCGTCGACGACGTGCTGGCGGCGCTGGCCGACCGGGGCACCGTCGCCGCGGAGATCGGCCGCGTCGAGGCCGGGTCGGGCGTCTACGCCGACGGCGAGCGGGTCGAGCGCCCGGACGTCGACCCCTCGTGGGAGGCGTACGCCGAACTCGCGGGCGAGGCGAGCGAGAGCGGCGAGTAG